The proteins below are encoded in one region of Lactuca sativa cultivar Salinas chromosome 3, Lsat_Salinas_v11, whole genome shotgun sequence:
- the LOC111876879 gene encoding uncharacterized mitochondrial protein AtMg00240-like: protein MAFRDKTSADPSIESVDQKTYRGVIGSLMYITASRPDIVFATGLCARYQAASKVSHMTLVKQILRYLKGSKALGLWYPVGNNLSLQAFIDADHVGCRLDRKSISGGCQLLGERLVS from the coding sequence ATGGCCTTCAGAGATAAGACTTCTGCTGATCCTTCTATTGAATCAGTAGACCAAAAAACTTATAGAGGAGTAATTGGCTCTTTGATGTACATTACCGCAAGCCGACCAGATATTGTCTTCGCAACAGGCTtatgtgcaagataccaggcAGCTTCGAAAGTATCACATATGACCTTAGTTAAGCAAATTCTCAGATACTTAAAGGGAAGCAAAGCTCTAGGCCTATGGTATCCTGTAGGGAACAATCTCAGTCTTCAAGCATTCATAGATGCGGATCATGTCGGATGCAGATTAGACAGAAAAAGCATTTCCGGTGGATGTCAACTTCTCGGTGAAAGACTCGTCAGCTAG